The Henckelia pumila isolate YLH828 unplaced genomic scaffold, ASM3356847v2 CTG_461:::fragment_3, whole genome shotgun sequence genome window below encodes:
- the LOC140871455 gene encoding benzaldehyde dehydrogenase, mitochondrial isoform X1: MAALRIASRSFRSVPLFSRRGTQIHPGSGISRFSTAAALQDLIKPPVSVEYDKLLINGKFVEAASGKTFPTLDPRNGEIIAHVAEGDAEDINRAVAAARKAFDEGPWPKMTAYERCRIMLRFADLVEKHNDEIAALETWDNGKPYEQSAKIEIPMFARLFRYYAGWADKIHGLTIPADGPHHVQTLHEPIGVAGQIIPWNFPLLMFAWKVGPALACGNTVVLKTAEQTPLSALLVAKLFHEAGLPDGVLNIVSGFGATAGAALAGHMDVDKVAFTGSTETGKIVLDLAAKSNLKSVTLELGGKSPFIVCEDADVDKAVELAHFALFFNQGQCCCAGSRTFVHEKVYDEFVEKAKARALKRTVGDPFKAGMEQGPQIDEKQFSKILGYIKSGTEHGATLETGGGRFGSKGYFVQPTVFSNVQDDHPIAKDEIFGPVQSILKFKDLGEVIKRANNSRYGLAAGVFTQNLNTANTLMRALRVGTVWINCFDTFDATIPFGGYKMSGIGREKGEYSLKNYLEVKAVVTPLVNPAWL, encoded by the exons ATGGCAGCTCTCAGAATTGCATCTCGTTCTTTCCGTTCCGTTCCCCTGTTTTCGCGTAGAG GAACACAAATTCATCCGGGCAGTGGAATATCCCGGTTCAGCACCGCAGCAGCTCTTCAGGATCTAATCAAGCCACCTGTAAGTGTGGAATATGATAAGCTTCTCATCAATGGAAAATTTGTCGAGGCAGCATCAG GTAAAACTTTTCCGACTTTGGACCCCAGAAATGGCGAGATAATTGCACATGTGGCTGAAGGGGATGCAGAAGATATCAATCGAGCAGTAGCCGCTGCTCGTAAGGCTTTTGATGAAGGGCCATGGCCTAAAATGACCGCTTAT GAGAGATGCAGAATAATGTTGCGTTTCGCTGATTTGGTTGAAAAGCATAATGATGAAATCGCAGCACTCGAGACATGGGATAATGGCAAGCCGTATGAACAGTCTGCAAAAATTGAAATACCAATGTTTGCACGACTGTTCCGTTATTATGCCG GATGGGCTGATAAGATTCACGGCCTCACAATCCCAGCGGATGGACCGCATCATGTCCAAACTTTGCACGAACCAATAGGTGTAGCTGGGCAGATTATCCCGTGGAACTTTCCGCTCCTCATGTTCGCATGGAAAGTTGGGCCTGCATTAGCATGCGGCAACACTGTTGTTCTCAAAACCGCTGAGCAGACACCATTATCTGCACTCCTTGTGGCAAAGCTATTTCACGAG GCTGGCCTTCCTGACGgcgttttaaatattgtttctgGCTTTGGTGCCACAGCCGGTGCAGCTCTTGCAGGTCATATGGATGTAGACAAG GTTGCTTTCACTGGTTCAACCGAAACAGGAAAAATTGTTCTTGATTTGGCTGCCAAAAGCAATCTGAAATCTGTTACTTTGGAACTCGGAGGAAAATCACCTTTCATTGTTTGTGAGGATGCTGACGTTGACAAAGCAGTCGAGCTAGCGCACTTTGCTCTGTTTTTCAACCAG GGCCAATGCTGCTGTGCCGGCTCTAGGACATTTGTGCATGAGAAGGTTTATGATGAATTTGTGGAGAAAGCCAAGGCACGTGCCTTGAAACGGACTGTTGGTGATCCATTCAAAGCTGGCATGGAGCAAGGACCTCAG ATCGACGAGAAGCAGTTTTCAAAGATTCTTGGGTATATAAAATCTGGTACAGAACATGGAGCTACCCTTGAAACTGGAGGTGGTAGATTTGGTTCAAAAGGCTATTTCGTTCAGCCTACTGTTTTTTCTAATGTACAG GATGACCATCCGATTGCAAAAGATGAGATTTTTGGTCCGGTGCAGAGCATCTTGAAATTCAA GGATCTAGGGGAAGTGATTAAGCGGGCAAACAACAGCAGGTACGGTCTTGCTGCAGGAGTGTTCACTCAAAACCTCAACACTGCTAATACTCTGATGCGAGCATTGAGAGTTGGGACGGTGTGGATTAACTGTTTCGACACTTTTGATGCTACTATTCCCTTTGGTGGCTATAAGATGAGTGGAATTGGAAGGGAGAAAGGGGAATATAGTTTGAAAAATTACTTGGAAGTGAAGGCGGTCGTCACCCCTCTAGTCAATCCGGCATGGTTGTAA
- the LOC140871454 gene encoding probable LRR receptor-like serine/threonine-protein kinase At1g07650 isoform X3, whose protein sequence is MSTIPAWRLSKGVFKRHISYLVFRWIKATQKFPIKRIGHTKIANSHSTHFLLKFKRYLYGLANQANKTDNIFLNITRQKDCLNDVLSCGFDKLTSGAGGCSDYTVTDVVSNFGSALESLDQGCKNVDLDGDYDKECGTCFGTWERIVVSDDRSNVSTKEENDICRFSLLVSLTSQRIQDSGWLQSIYTCLGNGVHMDAQERNVKKVRLVKGLEVLIGGVIGITLAVAVALVVLFRKPNKMKPPKITEASVASVSEESSSTIEISLREVYLATNNLSVSNLIGQGIAGKVYKGVLSDGRPIAVKHIINDTHMETFIREVTSLSHVKHPNLVELLGHCDGKDQSFLVYELCDNGNLFEWLFGKDKILTWVQRVEIVIGCGKGLRFLHTFHEGCIVHRDIKPTNILLGSKFQAKLSDFGLSKVISVGQSYVSSEVRGTFGYVDPEYQKNHHVHPSTDVYSFGIVLLQLLSGRRVINLDVTRPIPLSKMAKNLMKGGDITEFADPKLNGEYSVEGFQLLFKLALSCTGLKQQRPSMERVVSVLEKARRVSETMSFNTSFRSL, encoded by the exons TTTAAAAGATACTTATACGGATTGGCGAATCAAGCCAACAAAACAGATAACATATTCTTGAATATCACAAGGCAAAAAGATTGCTTAAACGACGTTTTATCCTGTGGTTTCGACAAGCTAACGAGTGGAGCTGGAGGTTGTTCTGATTACACGGTGACGGATGTTGTTTCAAACTTTGGAAGTGCTTTGGAAAGTTTAGATCAAGGTTGCAAGAATGTAGATTTAGATGGTGATTATGATAAAGAGTGTGGTACTTGTTTTGGAACCTGGGAACGGATCGTTGTATCAGATGACAGGAGCAATGTCTCGACAAAGGAAGAAAATGATATCTGCAGGTTTTCGTTGCTGGTTTCTCTGACAAGCCAAAGAATTCAGGATTCGGGATGGCTTCAATCAATCTATACGTGCCTTGGAAACGGAGTTCATATGG ATGCTCAGGAAAGAAATGTAAAGAAAGTTAGGCTCGTTAAAG GTCTCGAAGTTTTGATTGGTGGTGTGATAGGGATCACACTAGCAGTAGCTGTTGCATTGGTAGTTTTGTTTAGGAAACCAAATAAAATGAAACCACCAAAAATAACTGAAG CAAGTGTGGCATCGGTTTCTGAAGAATCCAGCAGTACTATTGAGATATCTCTGAGAGAAGTTTACTTGGCTACAAACAATCTTAGTGTATCAAACCTCATTGGCCAAGGAATAGCAG GAAAAGTATACAAGGGTGTCTTATCAGATGGCCGCCCTATCGCGGTTAAGCACATTATCAACGACACTCACATGGAGACATTTATCAGAGAAGTTACGAGCCTATCACATGTCAAACACCCGAATCTTGTCGAGTTATTGGGTCATTGCGATGGAAAAGACCAGAGCTTTCTTGTGTACGAACTCTGCGACAATGGCAACCTCTTTGAATGGCTATTCG GTAAAGATAAAATCCTAACTTGGGTCCAAAGAGTGGAAATTGTTATTGGTTGTGGCAAAGGGCTGAGATTTCTGCACACTTTTCATGAAGGCTGCATTGTTCATCGTGATATTAAG CCCACAAATATACTTCTTGGCTCAAAATTTCAAGCAAAACTATCCGATTTTGGACTATCCAAAGTTATCTCCGTGGGGCAATCCTATGTGAGCTCTGAAGTTCGAGGGACATTTGGTTATGTCGACCCCGAGTACCAGAAAAATCACCACGTCCATCCATCAACAGATGTTTACAGTTTTGGGATTGTTCTTCTGCAACTTTTGTCGGGACGACGAGTCATTAATCTTGATGTTACAAGACCAATTCCTCTGAGTAAAATG GCTAAAAATCTGATGAAGGGAGGGGATATAACAGAGTTTGCTGATCCAAAACTGAATGGAGAATACTCGGTTGAGGGGTTTCAACTATTGTTCAAGCTGGCCTTATCTTGTACCGGGCTCAAGCAGCAACGCCCATCGATGGAACGTGTCGTTTCAGTGCTTGAGAAAGCTCGCCGAGTTTCAGAAACGATGAGTTTTAACACATCATTCCGATCTTTGTAG
- the LOC140871455 gene encoding benzaldehyde dehydrogenase, mitochondrial isoform X2, which yields MGTQIHPGSGISRFSTAAALQDLIKPPVSVEYDKLLINGKFVEAASGKTFPTLDPRNGEIIAHVAEGDAEDINRAVAAARKAFDEGPWPKMTAYERCRIMLRFADLVEKHNDEIAALETWDNGKPYEQSAKIEIPMFARLFRYYAGWADKIHGLTIPADGPHHVQTLHEPIGVAGQIIPWNFPLLMFAWKVGPALACGNTVVLKTAEQTPLSALLVAKLFHEAGLPDGVLNIVSGFGATAGAALAGHMDVDKVAFTGSTETGKIVLDLAAKSNLKSVTLELGGKSPFIVCEDADVDKAVELAHFALFFNQGQCCCAGSRTFVHEKVYDEFVEKAKARALKRTVGDPFKAGMEQGPQIDEKQFSKILGYIKSGTEHGATLETGGGRFGSKGYFVQPTVFSNVQDDHPIAKDEIFGPVQSILKFKDLGEVIKRANNSRYGLAAGVFTQNLNTANTLMRALRVGTVWINCFDTFDATIPFGGYKMSGIGREKGEYSLKNYLEVKAVVTPLVNPAWL from the exons ATGG GAACACAAATTCATCCGGGCAGTGGAATATCCCGGTTCAGCACCGCAGCAGCTCTTCAGGATCTAATCAAGCCACCTGTAAGTGTGGAATATGATAAGCTTCTCATCAATGGAAAATTTGTCGAGGCAGCATCAG GTAAAACTTTTCCGACTTTGGACCCCAGAAATGGCGAGATAATTGCACATGTGGCTGAAGGGGATGCAGAAGATATCAATCGAGCAGTAGCCGCTGCTCGTAAGGCTTTTGATGAAGGGCCATGGCCTAAAATGACCGCTTAT GAGAGATGCAGAATAATGTTGCGTTTCGCTGATTTGGTTGAAAAGCATAATGATGAAATCGCAGCACTCGAGACATGGGATAATGGCAAGCCGTATGAACAGTCTGCAAAAATTGAAATACCAATGTTTGCACGACTGTTCCGTTATTATGCCG GATGGGCTGATAAGATTCACGGCCTCACAATCCCAGCGGATGGACCGCATCATGTCCAAACTTTGCACGAACCAATAGGTGTAGCTGGGCAGATTATCCCGTGGAACTTTCCGCTCCTCATGTTCGCATGGAAAGTTGGGCCTGCATTAGCATGCGGCAACACTGTTGTTCTCAAAACCGCTGAGCAGACACCATTATCTGCACTCCTTGTGGCAAAGCTATTTCACGAG GCTGGCCTTCCTGACGgcgttttaaatattgtttctgGCTTTGGTGCCACAGCCGGTGCAGCTCTTGCAGGTCATATGGATGTAGACAAG GTTGCTTTCACTGGTTCAACCGAAACAGGAAAAATTGTTCTTGATTTGGCTGCCAAAAGCAATCTGAAATCTGTTACTTTGGAACTCGGAGGAAAATCACCTTTCATTGTTTGTGAGGATGCTGACGTTGACAAAGCAGTCGAGCTAGCGCACTTTGCTCTGTTTTTCAACCAG GGCCAATGCTGCTGTGCCGGCTCTAGGACATTTGTGCATGAGAAGGTTTATGATGAATTTGTGGAGAAAGCCAAGGCACGTGCCTTGAAACGGACTGTTGGTGATCCATTCAAAGCTGGCATGGAGCAAGGACCTCAG ATCGACGAGAAGCAGTTTTCAAAGATTCTTGGGTATATAAAATCTGGTACAGAACATGGAGCTACCCTTGAAACTGGAGGTGGTAGATTTGGTTCAAAAGGCTATTTCGTTCAGCCTACTGTTTTTTCTAATGTACAG GATGACCATCCGATTGCAAAAGATGAGATTTTTGGTCCGGTGCAGAGCATCTTGAAATTCAA GGATCTAGGGGAAGTGATTAAGCGGGCAAACAACAGCAGGTACGGTCTTGCTGCAGGAGTGTTCACTCAAAACCTCAACACTGCTAATACTCTGATGCGAGCATTGAGAGTTGGGACGGTGTGGATTAACTGTTTCGACACTTTTGATGCTACTATTCCCTTTGGTGGCTATAAGATGAGTGGAATTGGAAGGGAGAAAGGGGAATATAGTTTGAAAAATTACTTGGAAGTGAAGGCGGTCGTCACCCCTCTAGTCAATCCGGCATGGTTGTAA
- the LOC140871454 gene encoding probable LRR receptor-like serine/threonine-protein kinase At1g07650 isoform X1, translated as MDNLINLALSIIIYSSFSHVLANECVLNMEIPSYGNGSNANGGNWDGFLTSDSCGSQFKRYLYGLANQANKTDNIFLNITRQKDCLNDVLSCGFDKLTSGAGGCSDYTVTDVVSNFGSALESLDQGCKNVDLDGDYDKECGTCFGTWERIVVSDDRSNVSTKEENDICRFSLLVSLTSQRIQDSGWLQSIYTCLGNGVHMDAQERNVKKVRLVKGLEVLIGGVIGITLAVAVALVVLFRKPNKMKPPKITEASVASVSEESSSTIEISLREVYLATNNLSVSNLIGQGIAGKVYKGVLSDGRPIAVKHIINDTHMETFIREVTSLSHVKHPNLVELLGHCDGKDQSFLVYELCDNGNLFEWLFGKDKILTWVQRVEIVIGCGKGLRFLHTFHEGCIVHRDIKPTNILLGSKFQAKLSDFGLSKVISVGQSYVSSEVRGTFGYVDPEYQKNHHVHPSTDVYSFGIVLLQLLSGRRVINLDVTRPIPLSKMAKNLMKGGDITEFADPKLNGEYSVEGFQLLFKLALSCTGLKQQRPSMERVVSVLEKARRVSETMSFNTSFRSL; from the exons ATGGATAATCTGATAAATTTGGCTTTGTCCATCATTATTTACTCATCATTTTCACACGTTTTGGCAAATGAATGTGTTCTGAACATGGAAATTCCCTCCTATGGGAATGGCTCAAACGCCAATGGAGGGAACTGGGATGGATTTTTAACCAGTGACAGCTGTGGATCACAGTTTAAAAGATACTTATACGGATTGGCGAATCAAGCCAACAAAACAGATAACATATTCTTGAATATCACAAGGCAAAAAGATTGCTTAAACGACGTTTTATCCTGTGGTTTCGACAAGCTAACGAGTGGAGCTGGAGGTTGTTCTGATTACACGGTGACGGATGTTGTTTCAAACTTTGGAAGTGCTTTGGAAAGTTTAGATCAAGGTTGCAAGAATGTAGATTTAGATGGTGATTATGATAAAGAGTGTGGTACTTGTTTTGGAACCTGGGAACGGATCGTTGTATCAGATGACAGGAGCAATGTCTCGACAAAGGAAGAAAATGATATCTGCAGGTTTTCGTTGCTGGTTTCTCTGACAAGCCAAAGAATTCAGGATTCGGGATGGCTTCAATCAATCTATACGTGCCTTGGAAACGGAGTTCATATGG ATGCTCAGGAAAGAAATGTAAAGAAAGTTAGGCTCGTTAAAG GTCTCGAAGTTTTGATTGGTGGTGTGATAGGGATCACACTAGCAGTAGCTGTTGCATTGGTAGTTTTGTTTAGGAAACCAAATAAAATGAAACCACCAAAAATAACTGAAG CAAGTGTGGCATCGGTTTCTGAAGAATCCAGCAGTACTATTGAGATATCTCTGAGAGAAGTTTACTTGGCTACAAACAATCTTAGTGTATCAAACCTCATTGGCCAAGGAATAGCAG GAAAAGTATACAAGGGTGTCTTATCAGATGGCCGCCCTATCGCGGTTAAGCACATTATCAACGACACTCACATGGAGACATTTATCAGAGAAGTTACGAGCCTATCACATGTCAAACACCCGAATCTTGTCGAGTTATTGGGTCATTGCGATGGAAAAGACCAGAGCTTTCTTGTGTACGAACTCTGCGACAATGGCAACCTCTTTGAATGGCTATTCG GTAAAGATAAAATCCTAACTTGGGTCCAAAGAGTGGAAATTGTTATTGGTTGTGGCAAAGGGCTGAGATTTCTGCACACTTTTCATGAAGGCTGCATTGTTCATCGTGATATTAAG CCCACAAATATACTTCTTGGCTCAAAATTTCAAGCAAAACTATCCGATTTTGGACTATCCAAAGTTATCTCCGTGGGGCAATCCTATGTGAGCTCTGAAGTTCGAGGGACATTTGGTTATGTCGACCCCGAGTACCAGAAAAATCACCACGTCCATCCATCAACAGATGTTTACAGTTTTGGGATTGTTCTTCTGCAACTTTTGTCGGGACGACGAGTCATTAATCTTGATGTTACAAGACCAATTCCTCTGAGTAAAATG GCTAAAAATCTGATGAAGGGAGGGGATATAACAGAGTTTGCTGATCCAAAACTGAATGGAGAATACTCGGTTGAGGGGTTTCAACTATTGTTCAAGCTGGCCTTATCTTGTACCGGGCTCAAGCAGCAACGCCCATCGATGGAACGTGTCGTTTCAGTGCTTGAGAAAGCTCGCCGAGTTTCAGAAACGATGAGTTTTAACACATCATTCCGATCTTTGTAG
- the LOC140871454 gene encoding LRR receptor kinase SERK2-like isoform X2 — protein sequence MDNLINLALSIIIYSSFSHVLANECVLNMEIPSYGNGSNANGGNWDGFLTSDSCGSQFKRYLYGLANQANKTDNIFLNITRQKDCLNDVLSCGFDKLTSGAGGCSDYTVTDVVSNFGSALESLDQGCKNVDLDGDYDKECGTCFGTWERIVVSDDRSNVSTKEENDICRFSLLVSLTSQRIQDSGWLQSIYTCLGNGVHMDAQERNVKKVRLVKGLEVLIGGVIGITLAVAVALVVLFRKPNKMKPPKITEASVASVSEESSSTIEISLREVYLATNNLSVSNLIGQGIAGKVYKGVLSDGRPIAVKHIINDTHMETFIREVTSLSHVKHPNLVELLGHCDGKDQSFLVYELCDNGNLFEWLFDKILTWVQRVEIVIGCGKGLRFLHTFHEGCIVHRDIKPTNILLGSKFQAKLSDFGLSKVISVGQSYVSSEVRGTFGYVDPEYQKNHHVHPSTDVYSFGIVLLQLLSGRRVINLDVTRPIPLSKMAKNLMKGGDITEFADPKLNGEYSVEGFQLLFKLALSCTGLKQQRPSMERVVSVLEKARRVSETMSFNTSFRSL from the exons ATGGATAATCTGATAAATTTGGCTTTGTCCATCATTATTTACTCATCATTTTCACACGTTTTGGCAAATGAATGTGTTCTGAACATGGAAATTCCCTCCTATGGGAATGGCTCAAACGCCAATGGAGGGAACTGGGATGGATTTTTAACCAGTGACAGCTGTGGATCACAGTTTAAAAGATACTTATACGGATTGGCGAATCAAGCCAACAAAACAGATAACATATTCTTGAATATCACAAGGCAAAAAGATTGCTTAAACGACGTTTTATCCTGTGGTTTCGACAAGCTAACGAGTGGAGCTGGAGGTTGTTCTGATTACACGGTGACGGATGTTGTTTCAAACTTTGGAAGTGCTTTGGAAAGTTTAGATCAAGGTTGCAAGAATGTAGATTTAGATGGTGATTATGATAAAGAGTGTGGTACTTGTTTTGGAACCTGGGAACGGATCGTTGTATCAGATGACAGGAGCAATGTCTCGACAAAGGAAGAAAATGATATCTGCAGGTTTTCGTTGCTGGTTTCTCTGACAAGCCAAAGAATTCAGGATTCGGGATGGCTTCAATCAATCTATACGTGCCTTGGAAACGGAGTTCATATGG ATGCTCAGGAAAGAAATGTAAAGAAAGTTAGGCTCGTTAAAG GTCTCGAAGTTTTGATTGGTGGTGTGATAGGGATCACACTAGCAGTAGCTGTTGCATTGGTAGTTTTGTTTAGGAAACCAAATAAAATGAAACCACCAAAAATAACTGAAG CAAGTGTGGCATCGGTTTCTGAAGAATCCAGCAGTACTATTGAGATATCTCTGAGAGAAGTTTACTTGGCTACAAACAATCTTAGTGTATCAAACCTCATTGGCCAAGGAATAGCAG GAAAAGTATACAAGGGTGTCTTATCAGATGGCCGCCCTATCGCGGTTAAGCACATTATCAACGACACTCACATGGAGACATTTATCAGAGAAGTTACGAGCCTATCACATGTCAAACACCCGAATCTTGTCGAGTTATTGGGTCATTGCGATGGAAAAGACCAGAGCTTTCTTGTGTACGAACTCTGCGACAATGGCAACCTCTTTGAATGGCTATTCG ATAAAATCCTAACTTGGGTCCAAAGAGTGGAAATTGTTATTGGTTGTGGCAAAGGGCTGAGATTTCTGCACACTTTTCATGAAGGCTGCATTGTTCATCGTGATATTAAG CCCACAAATATACTTCTTGGCTCAAAATTTCAAGCAAAACTATCCGATTTTGGACTATCCAAAGTTATCTCCGTGGGGCAATCCTATGTGAGCTCTGAAGTTCGAGGGACATTTGGTTATGTCGACCCCGAGTACCAGAAAAATCACCACGTCCATCCATCAACAGATGTTTACAGTTTTGGGATTGTTCTTCTGCAACTTTTGTCGGGACGACGAGTCATTAATCTTGATGTTACAAGACCAATTCCTCTGAGTAAAATG GCTAAAAATCTGATGAAGGGAGGGGATATAACAGAGTTTGCTGATCCAAAACTGAATGGAGAATACTCGGTTGAGGGGTTTCAACTATTGTTCAAGCTGGCCTTATCTTGTACCGGGCTCAAGCAGCAACGCCCATCGATGGAACGTGTCGTTTCAGTGCTTGAGAAAGCTCGCCGAGTTTCAGAAACGATGAGTTTTAACACATCATTCCGATCTTTGTAG